The Phacochoerus africanus isolate WHEZ1 chromosome 3, ROS_Pafr_v1, whole genome shotgun sequence genome window below encodes:
- the ILKAP gene encoding integrin-linked kinase-associated serine/threonine phosphatase 2C isoform X4: protein MDLFGDLPEPERSPRPAAGKEAQKGSLLFDGLPPASSADSGTVFRLSQDQGDLCFSMISHQPAVAMQVLSTRRRPRRERTKGKEQRERPLKKRRMAAKSLWKRKFVKVFRQFENKCIRLRILKDPRAKARPAFRLRFFLSVPAPRERAGSGLAHGSPRLLPPPSLCSRHPLPQLVQTGSLHLVFKGQNAGGWGVLAFCGERSADQPPSFSLAARPCARPVEEPLGYSVTGAGRQRPQGKDRRSVQSASPQVPVRGKEREPRLAQGKGGAGSSSRRLVWRLEWPEAPGRGERSPAQQPRSASRACLPAAAPLLRRGPGHSSGLWVAGAAPSVSAPGGAPSSSFPPDVAAAGT, encoded by the exons ATGGACCTGTTCGGGGACCTGCCGGAGCCCGAGCGCTCGCCGCGCCCTGCTGCCG GGAAAGAAGCTCAGAAGGGATCTCTGCTCTTTGACGGCCTCCCTCCAGCCAGCAGTGCTGACTCAGGTACAGTCTTCAGGCTCTCCCAG GATCAGGGGGACCTTTGCTTTTCGATGATCTCCCACCAGCCAGCAGTGGCGATGCAG GTTCTCTCGACGCGTCGCCGTCCCAGACGGGAAAGAACGAAGGGAAAGGAGCAAAGAGAAAGACCTCTGAAGAAGAGAAGAATGGCAGCGAAGAGCTTGTGGAAAAGAAAGTTTGTAAAGGTTTTCAGAcagtttgaaaacaaatgtattaGACTCCGTATCTTAAAAGACCCCAGAGCAAAAGCACGCCCAGCTTTCCGATTACGATTCTTCCTTTCCGTGCCTGCACCGAGGGAGCGGGCGGGCTCCGGGCTTGCCCACGGGTCTCCAAGGCTGCTTCCGCCGCCCTCCCTCTGCTCTCGGCACCCCCTTCCTCAGCTTGTTCAGACAGGAAGCCTGCACCTGGTTTTCAAGGGCCAAAacgctggggggtggggggtcctagCTTTCTGCGGGGAGCGGTCAGCTGACCAGCCCCCCAGCTTCTCTCTCGCCGCCCGTCCTTGCGCCCGGCCTGTCGAGGAGCCCTTGGGATATTCCGTGACCGGCGCGGGCAGGCAGCGTCCGCAGGGGAAAGACAGGCGAAGTGTGCAGTCAGCTTCCCCGCAGGTCCCGGTCCGTGGGAAGGAGCGAGAGCCTCGGCTCGCTCAGGGGAAAGGAGGAGCTGGGTCTTCCTCCCGCCGCTTAGTCTGGCGCCTCGAGTGGCCTGAGGCTCCCGGCCGCGGAGAGCGCAGCCCCGCGCAGCAGCCCCGCTCAGCCTCGAGGGCTTGCCTGCCTGCGGCCGCCCCGCTCTTGCGGAGGGGCCCCGGGCATTCCTCGGGGCTCTGGGTGGCGGGAGCCGCGCCCAGCGTCTCTGCCCCCGGGGgggctccttcctcttctttccctcctgaCGTCGCAGCCGCTGGTACTTGA
- the ILKAP gene encoding integrin-linked kinase-associated serine/threonine phosphatase 2C isoform X1 — protein sequence MNVKDGVCARPPTGVGSRTTRSLSCVSSHGLSEQGLALNWGGGPPPWVPGHRPTPQSASPDCCASLCAWPRVSGSRSLRAGRGLACQGLSQPTAAFLSGSCFVFPGSLDASPSQTGKNEGKGAKRKTSEEEKNGSEELVEKKVCKASSAIFGLKGYVAERKGEREEMQDAHVILNDITEECRPPSSLITRVSYFAVFDGHGGIRASKFAAQNLHQNLIRKFPKGDVISVEKTVKRCLLDTFKHTDEEFLKQASSQKPAWKDGSTATCVLAVDNILYIANLGDSRAILCRYNEESQKHAALSLSKEHNPTQYEERMRIQKAGGNVRDGRVLGVLEVSRSIGDGQYKRCGVTSVPDIRRCQLTPNDRFILLACDGLFKVFTPEEAVHFILSCLEDEKIQSREGKPAVDARYEAACNRLATKAVQRGSADNVTVMVVRIGR from the exons ATGAATGTTAAGGATGGCGTCTGTGCCAGGCCCCCAACAGGCGTGGGCAGTCGGACCACGAGAAGCCTCTCCTGCGTGTCCTCTCATGGTCTGTCTGAGCAGGGCCTGGCTCTCaactggggggggggtccccctcCGTGGGTGCCCGGCCACCGCCCCACCCCGCAGAGTGCGAGCCCCGACTGCTGTGCCTCCCTCTGTGCCTGGCCTCGCGTGAGTGGCTCTCGGAGTCTGAGGGCGGGGAGGGGCCTCGCCTGCCAGGGACTCTCACAGCCTACAGCTGCGTTTCTGTCTGGCTCTTGCTTTGTCTTTCCAGGTTCTCTCGACGCGTCGCCGTCCCAGACGGGAAAGAACGAAGGGAAAGGAGCAAAGAGAAAGACCTCTGAAGAAGAGAAGAATGGCAGCGAAGAGCTTGTGGAAAAGAAAGTTTGTAAAG CCTCTTCGGCGATCTTCGGTTTGAAAGGCTACGTGGCCGAGCGGAAGGGCGAGCGCGAGGAGATGCAGGACGCGCACGTCATCCTCAACGACATCACCGAGGAGTGCcggcccccctcctccctcat TACCCGGGTTtcatattttgctgtttttgatGGACATGGAGGAATTCGAGCCTCAAAATTTGCTGCACAGAACTTGCATCAGAACTTAATCAGGAAATTTCCGAAAG GGGATGTCATCAGTGTAGAGAAAACCGTGAAAAGATGCCTTCTGGACACTTTCAAGCACACGGACGAAGAGTTCCTCAAGCAGGCTTCCAGCCA GAAGCCTGCCTGGAAAGATGGGTCCACCGCCACGTGTGTTCTGGCTGTAGACAACATCCTTTATATCGCCAACCTCGGAGACAGTCGG GCAATCCTGTGTCGTTACAACGAGGAGAGTCAAAAACATGCAGCCTTAAGCCTCAGCAAGGAGCATAATCCAACCCAGTATGAGGAACGCATGAGAATACAGAAGGCTGGCGGGAATGTCAG GGACGGGCGCGTCTTGGGCGTGCTGGAGGTGTCCCGCTCCATCGGGGACGGGCAGTACAAGCGCTGCGGGGTGACGTCTGTGCCAGACATCAGACGCTGCCAGCTGACCCCCAACGACAG GTTTATCTTGCTGGCCTGCGACGGCCTCTTCAAGGTCTTTACCCCGGAAGAAGCCGTCCACTTCATCTTGTCCTGCCTTGAG GACGAGAAGATCCAGAGCCGGGAAGGGAAGCCCGCCGTGGACGCCCGCTACGAAGCCGCCTGCAACCGGCTGGCCACCAAGGCGGTGCAGCGGGGCTCTGCAGACAACGTGACGGTGATGGTGGTGCGGATAGGGCGCTGA
- the ILKAP gene encoding integrin-linked kinase-associated serine/threonine phosphatase 2C isoform X2, whose amino-acid sequence MDLFGDLPEPERSPRPAAGKEAQKGSLLFDGLPPASSADSGSGGPLLFDDLPPASSGDAGSLDASPSQTGKNEGKGAKRKTSEEEKNGSEELVEKKVCKASSAIFGLKGYVAERKGEREEMQDAHVILNDITEECRPPSSLITRVSYFAVFDGHGGIRASKFAAQNLHQNLIRKFPKGDVISVEKTVKRCLLDTFKHTDEEFLKQASSQKPAWKDGSTATCVLAVDNILYIANLGDSRAILCRYNEESQKHAALSLSKEHNPTQYEERMRIQKAGGNVRDGRVLGVLEVSRSIGDGQYKRCGVTSVPDIRRCQLTPNDRFILLACDGLFKVFTPEEAVHFILSCLEDEKIQSREGKPAVDARYEAACNRLATKAVQRGSADNVTVMVVRIGR is encoded by the exons ATGGACCTGTTCGGGGACCTGCCGGAGCCCGAGCGCTCGCCGCGCCCTGCTGCCG GGAAAGAAGCTCAGAAGGGATCTCTGCTCTTTGACGGCCTCCCTCCAGCCAGCAGTGCTGACTCAG GATCAGGGGGACCTTTGCTTTTCGATGATCTCCCACCAGCCAGCAGTGGCGATGCAG GTTCTCTCGACGCGTCGCCGTCCCAGACGGGAAAGAACGAAGGGAAAGGAGCAAAGAGAAAGACCTCTGAAGAAGAGAAGAATGGCAGCGAAGAGCTTGTGGAAAAGAAAGTTTGTAAAG CCTCTTCGGCGATCTTCGGTTTGAAAGGCTACGTGGCCGAGCGGAAGGGCGAGCGCGAGGAGATGCAGGACGCGCACGTCATCCTCAACGACATCACCGAGGAGTGCcggcccccctcctccctcat TACCCGGGTTtcatattttgctgtttttgatGGACATGGAGGAATTCGAGCCTCAAAATTTGCTGCACAGAACTTGCATCAGAACTTAATCAGGAAATTTCCGAAAG GGGATGTCATCAGTGTAGAGAAAACCGTGAAAAGATGCCTTCTGGACACTTTCAAGCACACGGACGAAGAGTTCCTCAAGCAGGCTTCCAGCCA GAAGCCTGCCTGGAAAGATGGGTCCACCGCCACGTGTGTTCTGGCTGTAGACAACATCCTTTATATCGCCAACCTCGGAGACAGTCGG GCAATCCTGTGTCGTTACAACGAGGAGAGTCAAAAACATGCAGCCTTAAGCCTCAGCAAGGAGCATAATCCAACCCAGTATGAGGAACGCATGAGAATACAGAAGGCTGGCGGGAATGTCAG GGACGGGCGCGTCTTGGGCGTGCTGGAGGTGTCCCGCTCCATCGGGGACGGGCAGTACAAGCGCTGCGGGGTGACGTCTGTGCCAGACATCAGACGCTGCCAGCTGACCCCCAACGACAG GTTTATCTTGCTGGCCTGCGACGGCCTCTTCAAGGTCTTTACCCCGGAAGAAGCCGTCCACTTCATCTTGTCCTGCCTTGAG GACGAGAAGATCCAGAGCCGGGAAGGGAAGCCCGCCGTGGACGCCCGCTACGAAGCCGCCTGCAACCGGCTGGCCACCAAGGCGGTGCAGCGGGGCTCTGCAGACAACGTGACGGTGATGGTGGTGCGGATAGGGCGCTGA
- the ILKAP gene encoding integrin-linked kinase-associated serine/threonine phosphatase 2C isoform X3 — MDLFGDLPEPERSPRPAAGSGGPLLFDDLPPASSGDAGSLDASPSQTGKNEGKGAKRKTSEEEKNGSEELVEKKVCKASSAIFGLKGYVAERKGEREEMQDAHVILNDITEECRPPSSLITRVSYFAVFDGHGGIRASKFAAQNLHQNLIRKFPKGDVISVEKTVKRCLLDTFKHTDEEFLKQASSQKPAWKDGSTATCVLAVDNILYIANLGDSRAILCRYNEESQKHAALSLSKEHNPTQYEERMRIQKAGGNVRDGRVLGVLEVSRSIGDGQYKRCGVTSVPDIRRCQLTPNDRFILLACDGLFKVFTPEEAVHFILSCLEDEKIQSREGKPAVDARYEAACNRLATKAVQRGSADNVTVMVVRIGR; from the exons ATGGACCTGTTCGGGGACCTGCCGGAGCCCGAGCGCTCGCCGCGCCCTGCTGCCG GATCAGGGGGACCTTTGCTTTTCGATGATCTCCCACCAGCCAGCAGTGGCGATGCAG GTTCTCTCGACGCGTCGCCGTCCCAGACGGGAAAGAACGAAGGGAAAGGAGCAAAGAGAAAGACCTCTGAAGAAGAGAAGAATGGCAGCGAAGAGCTTGTGGAAAAGAAAGTTTGTAAAG CCTCTTCGGCGATCTTCGGTTTGAAAGGCTACGTGGCCGAGCGGAAGGGCGAGCGCGAGGAGATGCAGGACGCGCACGTCATCCTCAACGACATCACCGAGGAGTGCcggcccccctcctccctcat TACCCGGGTTtcatattttgctgtttttgatGGACATGGAGGAATTCGAGCCTCAAAATTTGCTGCACAGAACTTGCATCAGAACTTAATCAGGAAATTTCCGAAAG GGGATGTCATCAGTGTAGAGAAAACCGTGAAAAGATGCCTTCTGGACACTTTCAAGCACACGGACGAAGAGTTCCTCAAGCAGGCTTCCAGCCA GAAGCCTGCCTGGAAAGATGGGTCCACCGCCACGTGTGTTCTGGCTGTAGACAACATCCTTTATATCGCCAACCTCGGAGACAGTCGG GCAATCCTGTGTCGTTACAACGAGGAGAGTCAAAAACATGCAGCCTTAAGCCTCAGCAAGGAGCATAATCCAACCCAGTATGAGGAACGCATGAGAATACAGAAGGCTGGCGGGAATGTCAG GGACGGGCGCGTCTTGGGCGTGCTGGAGGTGTCCCGCTCCATCGGGGACGGGCAGTACAAGCGCTGCGGGGTGACGTCTGTGCCAGACATCAGACGCTGCCAGCTGACCCCCAACGACAG GTTTATCTTGCTGGCCTGCGACGGCCTCTTCAAGGTCTTTACCCCGGAAGAAGCCGTCCACTTCATCTTGTCCTGCCTTGAG GACGAGAAGATCCAGAGCCGGGAAGGGAAGCCCGCCGTGGACGCCCGCTACGAAGCCGCCTGCAACCGGCTGGCCACCAAGGCGGTGCAGCGGGGCTCTGCAGACAACGTGACGGTGATGGTGGTGCGGATAGGGCGCTGA